One genomic region from Yersinia canariae encodes:
- a CDS encoding ABC transporter ATP-binding protein: MIHFHQVSKYFAGKLAVDNLTLQIAKGEFTVLIGTSGSGKSTTLKMINRLIEHDEGEIHFAGEEIRHYKPEDIRRRMGYAIQSIGLFPHWTVERNIGTVPQLLKWPQKRIRQRVIELLELLHLDPDQFLHRYPHQLSGGQQQRVGVARALAADPEVLLMDEPFGALDPVTRSALQFEITRIHQLSGRTIVLVTHDIDEALSLADRIVLMDGGRVIQQGTPLEMLTQPANDFVRDFFGRSDLGIKLLSLGRAEQRVRYGETTIGQPILGTTSLREALSLFVSRQTDKLQVADEQGHPLGVLYFADLIADADKG, encoded by the coding sequence ATGATTCATTTCCATCAGGTAAGTAAATATTTTGCCGGGAAACTGGCAGTAGATAACCTAACGTTACAGATTGCTAAAGGGGAATTTACTGTATTGATAGGTACTTCTGGTTCCGGTAAGTCGACCACGCTAAAAATGATTAATCGACTTATTGAACATGATGAAGGGGAAATCCATTTTGCTGGAGAAGAAATTCGTCATTATAAGCCCGAAGATATACGGCGACGAATGGGTTATGCCATCCAATCAATAGGCCTATTCCCCCACTGGACTGTAGAGCGCAATATTGGCACCGTCCCTCAATTGCTGAAATGGCCTCAGAAACGTATTCGTCAACGCGTTATTGAATTGCTTGAGTTGTTGCATTTGGACCCAGATCAATTTCTTCATCGTTATCCTCATCAATTGTCAGGTGGGCAGCAACAGCGGGTAGGTGTTGCTCGAGCCTTAGCCGCCGACCCAGAAGTATTACTGATGGACGAACCATTTGGAGCATTGGATCCAGTGACTCGTTCGGCCTTGCAGTTCGAAATCACGCGAATTCACCAATTATCTGGCCGAACTATTGTATTGGTGACCCATGATATCGACGAAGCGTTGAGTTTAGCTGACCGTATCGTGTTGATGGATGGTGGGAGAGTTATCCAACAAGGGACGCCGCTTGAAATGTTAACTCAACCTGCTAATGACTTTGTTCGTGATTTCTTTGGCCGCAGTGATCTTGGTATCAAATTATTGTCACTTGGGCGCGCTGAACAACGTGTCAGGTACGGTGAAACGACGATAGGGCAACCAATACTAGGGACGACGAGTTTACGCGAGGCTCTTTCCCTGTTTGTGTCCCGCCAAACAGATAAGTTACAGGTTGCCGATGAACAAGGGCATCCACTGGGCGTGCTTTACTTTGCTGATCTGATAGCAGATGCGGATAAGGGGTGA
- a CDS encoding ABC transporter permease, which produces MAVKNRVLLALVILMILSGAGLSFVSHAPNRLISGQGISLISLITGPVWWLLVPLLMLSVFAFAKQNAVLCWSTVLVAEVLLFGLLFLAGTTATQLAGGEESLARTSLGGGFWLMSGMSILIAIDSLSRAVVNPIWRSLANVSLVLPVVILLATGQLDQLSLMKEYVNRQDVFNDALWQHLQILVATLVPAIVLGIPLGLLCFRSPRFQGTIFSTLNIIQTIPSIALFGLLIAPLAGLAAAIPWLAEHGVSGIGLAPAIVALVLYALLPLVRNIVAGLEAVPDSVVESAQGMGMTRSQLFFQVQIPIAMPLILSGIRIIAVQTVGLAVVAALIGAGGLGAIVFQGLLSSALDLVLLGVIPVIVMAVVVDSLFKFIVIFMDTSHR; this is translated from the coding sequence ATGGCTGTAAAAAACCGAGTCCTGTTGGCATTGGTTATTTTGATGATTTTATCTGGGGCAGGGCTTTCTTTTGTCAGTCATGCACCTAATCGATTGATCTCTGGGCAGGGTATTTCATTAATATCGTTGATAACAGGGCCTGTTTGGTGGCTGTTAGTTCCTCTATTGATGTTGTCTGTCTTTGCTTTCGCCAAACAGAATGCTGTGCTGTGTTGGTCAACAGTTTTGGTAGCTGAAGTTCTGTTGTTTGGCCTGCTATTTCTGGCAGGTACAACAGCCACACAACTTGCTGGAGGGGAAGAAAGTCTTGCTCGCACATCACTTGGCGGAGGGTTTTGGCTGATGAGTGGAATGAGCATATTGATTGCTATCGATAGCTTGTCTCGGGCAGTTGTGAACCCTATCTGGCGTAGTTTGGCGAATGTTTCTCTGGTTTTGCCTGTCGTAATATTGTTGGCAACCGGGCAACTTGATCAACTGTCATTGATGAAAGAGTATGTAAATCGTCAAGACGTGTTTAACGATGCATTATGGCAACACCTTCAAATCCTGGTGGCAACGTTGGTGCCTGCTATCGTTCTGGGTATTCCACTTGGTCTGCTTTGCTTTCGTTCTCCTCGCTTTCAAGGCACTATTTTTTCCACATTGAACATTATTCAAACTATTCCATCCATTGCTTTGTTTGGTCTGCTAATTGCACCGTTGGCAGGATTGGCTGCGGCTATTCCTTGGCTGGCAGAGCATGGGGTCAGTGGTATTGGGCTAGCTCCGGCAATTGTTGCACTGGTGCTTTATGCCCTATTGCCGTTAGTCCGTAATATTGTTGCCGGACTAGAGGCTGTGCCTGACAGTGTGGTTGAGTCAGCACAAGGCATGGGAATGACCCGTAGCCAGTTGTTCTTTCAAGTGCAGATACCGATTGCCATGCCACTTATTTTATCCGGAATTCGTATTATTGCTGTACAAACAGTTGGGTTGGCGGTGGTCGCTGCGTTGATTGGTGCCGGGGGGCTGGGGGCGATTGTATTTCAAGGTTTGCTTAGCAGTGCATTGGATTTGGTGTTGTTGGGCGTAATACCCGTGATAGTGATGGCGGTAGTAGTTGATTCGCTGTTTAAATTCATCGTTATTTTTATGGATACTTCGCATCGATGA
- the osmF gene encoding glycine betaine ABC transporter substrate-binding protein OsmF: MAKTLTRSRIFVLATAMLMVSSGISQAADTVRVGSKIDTEGSLLGNIIVLVLDANGIKTTNKSQLGTTKVVRGAITAGEIDIYPEYTGNGAFFFSDEKDPAWKDAKAGYEKVKALDYEKNKLVWLSPAPANNTWTIAVRQDLANTNNLKTLDDLGKWINAGGKFKLAASAEFIERPDALPAFQQAYGFKLNQDQLLSLAGGDTAVTIKAAAEQTSGVNAAMAYGTDGPVAALGLQTLEDTKGVQPIYAPTPIIREATLKAHPNIPALLDPVFATLDSATLQKLNARIAVEGQDAKKVAANYLKEKGFVKGS; this comes from the coding sequence ATGGCAAAGACCCTAACCCGTAGCCGGATTTTTGTGTTAGCTACAGCAATGCTGATGGTATCAAGTGGGATATCACAGGCCGCTGATACTGTACGTGTTGGCTCAAAAATTGATACTGAAGGCTCATTGCTGGGCAATATTATTGTGTTGGTTCTTGATGCTAACGGGATTAAAACGACCAATAAATCACAATTGGGCACCACCAAAGTCGTCCGTGGGGCTATCACTGCAGGTGAAATTGATATCTATCCTGAATACACAGGAAACGGTGCTTTTTTCTTTTCTGATGAAAAAGATCCTGCTTGGAAAGATGCGAAAGCTGGCTATGAAAAAGTAAAAGCACTGGATTATGAAAAAAATAAATTGGTGTGGCTTTCACCCGCACCAGCAAACAACACTTGGACTATTGCTGTTCGTCAGGATTTAGCCAACACGAATAATTTGAAAACATTAGATGATTTAGGTAAATGGATTAACGCGGGGGGGAAATTCAAATTAGCAGCCTCTGCTGAGTTTATTGAAAGGCCTGATGCTCTTCCTGCTTTCCAACAAGCATATGGTTTCAAATTGAATCAAGATCAGCTGCTGTCATTGGCTGGTGGTGACACCGCAGTGACGATTAAAGCGGCGGCTGAACAAACCTCGGGTGTTAATGCGGCCATGGCGTATGGTACTGATGGCCCGGTGGCAGCTTTAGGACTGCAAACATTAGAAGACACCAAAGGTGTACAACCTATTTATGCGCCAACGCCAATAATCCGCGAAGCCACACTGAAAGCGCATCCCAATATCCCTGCTTTGCTTGATCCCGTATTTGCCACACTTGATAGTGCAACTTTACAAAAACTGAATGCGCGTATTGCCGTTGAAGGTCAGGATGCGAAGAAAGTTGCCGCCAATTATCTGAAAGAAAAAGGTTTTGTTAAAGGATCGTGA
- a CDS encoding fatty acid desaturase: MPAADTNFNYRETGGAYYLSEQQRARIKQLSRSWIWRLELPTWSLIGVIYTGWFTSVIYWQQLGTVIGSVLLILLSAWYMSLQHELIHGHPTRWRRVNQLLGTLPLAVWYPYGLYRDSHIQHHKDEDLTHPEKDPECYYYTAEQWQYFPRLFKGIVRVSNTFVGRLTLGPALDIIDTIRSTIRAFIAGNRPAIIMWLIHFGLLALLFHWMAGYGISAIFYILLISYPALSLTKIRSFFEHRAAENSAARSTLNEAAWPWRLLFLNLNYHLVHHDLPTLPWYGLRQIYLENRVQYQQRSEQFVVSGYTQWFEAFAFTALEIEIHPFYGSENKVLSEQARHAVIDCAERRTESV, encoded by the coding sequence ATGCCTGCTGCTGATACTAACTTTAATTACCGTGAAACAGGGGGTGCTTATTATCTTAGTGAGCAGCAACGAGCGCGGATAAAACAATTGTCCCGGTCTTGGATATGGCGGCTTGAGTTGCCTACCTGGTCATTGATTGGTGTTATCTATACCGGCTGGTTTACCAGTGTCATCTATTGGCAGCAATTAGGTACTGTGATTGGTAGTGTACTGCTAATATTGCTGAGCGCATGGTATATGTCGCTACAACATGAGTTAATTCACGGCCATCCAACCCGCTGGCGACGGGTAAATCAACTATTAGGGACTTTGCCGCTGGCAGTATGGTATCCCTATGGTCTTTATCGTGATTCACATATTCAACACCATAAGGATGAAGACTTAACTCACCCGGAAAAAGATCCAGAGTGCTATTATTACACCGCTGAACAATGGCAATATTTCCCACGATTGTTCAAAGGTATTGTGCGGGTTAGCAATACTTTTGTAGGCCGATTAACTTTGGGGCCAGCGCTAGATATCATCGACACCATTCGAAGTACCATCCGTGCTTTTATTGCCGGCAATCGTCCTGCCATCATCATGTGGTTGATTCATTTTGGGCTACTGGCTTTATTGTTTCACTGGATGGCTGGTTATGGTATTTCGGCTATTTTCTATATTTTGCTGATTAGCTATCCGGCTCTCAGTTTGACCAAAATAAGATCGTTTTTTGAGCACCGCGCAGCTGAAAATAGTGCCGCACGCTCAACACTGAATGAGGCCGCATGGCCATGGCGTCTACTATTTCTAAACCTCAATTATCATTTGGTTCATCATGATTTACCAACTTTGCCTTGGTATGGATTACGACAGATTTATCTGGAAAATCGAGTCCAATATCAGCAACGCAGCGAGCAATTTGTGGTGAGCGGCTATACTCAATGGTTTGAAGCATTTGCTTTTACCGCCTTGGAAATAGAAATTCATCCCTTTTACGGCAGCGAAAATAAAGTCCTAAGCGAGCAAGCACGGCATGCCGTGATTGACTGCGCAGAGAGGCGCACCGAGTCTGTCTAA
- a CDS encoding ABC transporter permease, with the protein MKPATIKPDKVKKYLPGREKSKLVNWLTDPLCWALLLLVGLVFGMTSLGGLFSSLFPDLDRPIYVQDTFWSLVVAHVLLVLISSVIAVFIGVSAGIAVTRPAGREFRSVVETIVAMGQTFPPVAVLAIAVPVMGFSEKPAIIALVLYGLLPILQGTITGVESVSRDIREVAEGVGMSARQILWRVELPLAAPVIVAGIRTSVIINIGTAAIASTVGTKTLGSPIIIGLSGFNTAYVIQGAVVVALLAIITDMIFTRWNRRLSRWRELQSLPVVQQN; encoded by the coding sequence ATGAAACCAGCTACCATCAAACCTGATAAAGTTAAAAAATACTTACCCGGAAGAGAAAAATCAAAGTTAGTCAATTGGTTAACAGACCCGCTTTGCTGGGCTTTACTCTTATTGGTTGGTTTAGTTTTTGGTATGACGTCGCTGGGAGGTCTTTTCTCATCGCTATTTCCTGATCTCGATAGGCCTATTTATGTGCAGGACACATTTTGGTCACTTGTTGTCGCTCATGTTTTATTGGTATTGATTTCCAGTGTTATCGCTGTTTTTATTGGGGTTAGTGCTGGTATTGCAGTGACTCGTCCGGCAGGTAGAGAGTTTCGTTCGGTGGTAGAAACTATCGTCGCGATGGGGCAGACATTTCCCCCGGTTGCGGTGCTTGCTATTGCTGTACCGGTGATGGGGTTTAGCGAAAAACCGGCGATTATTGCTCTAGTGCTCTATGGTTTATTACCTATTTTACAAGGGACTATCACGGGTGTTGAGTCTGTTTCCAGAGATATCCGTGAGGTAGCCGAAGGGGTAGGTATGAGCGCCAGACAGATTTTGTGGCGTGTGGAATTACCTTTGGCTGCACCGGTTATTGTCGCCGGTATTCGAACATCAGTTATTATCAATATTGGCACTGCTGCTATTGCTTCAACGGTAGGGACGAAAACCCTAGGCTCGCCGATTATTATCGGGCTGAGTGGTTTTAATACTGCTTATGTTATTCAGGGCGCGGTTGTAGTCGCGTTATTGGCGATTATTACGGATATGATTTTTACTCGTTGGAACCGGCGTCTATCTCGTTGGCGGGAATTACAGTCTCTTCCTGTTGTACAACAGAACTGA